The Spirosoma foliorum genome has a window encoding:
- a CDS encoding glycosyltransferase family 4 protein, which produces MYIGVLGAIATNDLLSESARQQLGTYPKGQGWAPLISNLIHEYLARGYKVLAITTDAQLDDDEPPFVYDDGQLTYVVIPGRKRTFRPNGWRLGRTIDFYQYERSRILKVLKKYKPDVVHAHWTYEFALAALTYTPNALITVHDNAQIIYKYVPTLERFFMLLLARYVFQKGRWFTAVSPYMAESVQKWVKLPVAVVPNPVIIPSKQLGSAIPNAPVISIVVNGWDERKNCKTALLAFKAIQQRHPKAILWGFGTAFDPEAQAAAFCREHQIQNVVLFGHTHQAKVLEKVGQSTILLHASLEESFGMVLAEAMSYGVPVVAGKNSGAVPWVVEDGGILVDVTNIDAISNAVDKLLSDSALYEKLSTRAAQIIKTRFQIQRVADKYIALYERCMGKSEQIEQPDLKLIG; this is translated from the coding sequence ATGTATATTGGAGTTTTAGGCGCTATTGCCACCAACGATCTGCTCTCGGAATCGGCCAGGCAACAGTTGGGTACCTATCCAAAAGGTCAAGGGTGGGCTCCACTGATCAGTAATCTCATTCATGAGTATCTGGCGCGCGGCTATAAAGTGCTGGCCATTACGACCGATGCTCAGCTGGATGATGATGAACCACCATTTGTCTATGATGATGGTCAGCTAACGTATGTTGTTATACCAGGACGTAAACGTACGTTTCGGCCCAATGGCTGGAGACTCGGGCGCACTATCGATTTTTATCAATATGAGCGCAGCAGAATTCTAAAGGTGTTAAAGAAGTATAAGCCCGATGTTGTTCATGCACACTGGACATATGAATTTGCCTTGGCAGCACTCACGTACACCCCCAATGCGCTTATAACGGTACATGATAATGCCCAAATCATTTACAAGTACGTGCCTACACTGGAGCGTTTCTTTATGCTTCTTTTAGCACGTTATGTTTTCCAGAAAGGACGTTGGTTCACGGCAGTATCACCTTATATGGCTGAATCGGTGCAAAAGTGGGTAAAACTACCAGTAGCCGTTGTGCCCAATCCAGTGATTATCCCATCGAAACAATTGGGATCAGCCATACCTAATGCACCTGTTATCAGCATTGTTGTCAATGGTTGGGATGAACGTAAGAATTGTAAAACGGCTCTATTAGCGTTTAAAGCTATTCAGCAGCGTCATCCTAAAGCTATTCTTTGGGGGTTTGGAACGGCCTTTGATCCAGAAGCACAGGCGGCCGCTTTTTGTCGCGAACACCAGATTCAAAACGTTGTGCTTTTTGGTCATACGCATCAGGCTAAAGTCCTAGAGAAAGTGGGACAGAGCACAATCCTGCTCCATGCATCACTCGAAGAATCATTTGGAATGGTACTGGCCGAAGCAATGAGCTATGGTGTTCCGGTTGTGGCCGGAAAAAATAGCGGAGCCGTGCCCTGGGTGGTCGAAGATGGGGGTATACTGGTTGATGTGACAAACATTGATGCAATTAGTAATGCCGTAGATAAGCTTCTGTCGGACTCTGCACTCTATGAAAAACTATCGACCAGAGCTGCTCAGATCATAAAAACACGATTTCAAATTCAACGAGTGGCTGATAAATACATCGCTCTCTACGAGCGGTGTATGGGAAAGTCAGAACAAATTGAGCAACCTGATTTAAAGTTGATTGGGTAA
- a CDS encoding IPT/TIG domain-containing protein has protein sequence MPTVKHIISSLLLLLGLAVVIVACKKSPDDPAPVVKPTPTTTITSIDPATAPVGSTIAINGTNFNTTPGSNTIVIGGVVATVVSATDTRLVVVVPAGATSGPISVTANGQTAQASTTFTVATPALKPVKEVSGTTFANLSWKKDTIYLLRGLVYIPADYTLTIEAGTVIRGAGPERDPTGTNHAGALIVERRGKVIAQGTASQPIVFTSAKAVGQRNYGDWGGVVLIGKAPINQLGTTPVPNGVRGTVETYGEPLDNSGTLQYVRIEYAGATQPTTPVTRLSGLSLLGVGSGTTIDHVQISYSGGDGFSWFGGSVNLKNLFAYRSFDDDWSVDWGYVGNVQFGVALRDPDVADQSGSNGFEVENYSPTETTDVTAVTLVNGLTQAAPVFANMSNFAFNTTPTTTNTAKGTGAYQSGIYLRRNSAISIYNSVVYGYPVGVTLNGSGTGLTSGTIDLKGVVLANVLTPIAGTGSISTDQASAYFTAAERSNQIVQASNLASLLINGANFTLTAPNFLPQALSPLLGSGTSGGKLINSFFTQVAYRGAFGSDNWISGWTNVDPQNKDYDR, from the coding sequence ATGCCAACTGTCAAACACATTATTTCCAGTCTACTGCTCCTGTTGGGCTTGGCTGTGGTTATTGTTGCCTGTAAGAAAAGCCCGGATGATCCTGCACCGGTTGTAAAGCCAACTCCCACAACAACCATAACTAGTATCGATCCGGCGACTGCGCCGGTTGGCAGCACCATTGCCATAAACGGAACAAACTTCAATACCACCCCTGGTAGTAATACCATTGTAATTGGTGGCGTAGTGGCTACGGTAGTTTCGGCTACCGATACGCGCCTGGTCGTTGTTGTACCCGCTGGTGCTACAAGTGGCCCTATTTCGGTAACGGCTAACGGACAGACGGCTCAGGCTTCAACCACGTTTACGGTTGCTACTCCTGCACTTAAACCGGTAAAAGAAGTGTCGGGAACTACATTTGCCAATCTGAGCTGGAAAAAGGACACGATTTATTTGTTGCGGGGGCTGGTATATATTCCAGCCGACTATACACTGACTATCGAGGCTGGAACGGTAATCAGGGGGGCTGGACCTGAGCGAGACCCCACTGGCACGAATCATGCCGGTGCCCTGATTGTTGAACGAAGAGGTAAAGTAATTGCTCAGGGAACGGCGTCTCAACCCATCGTATTTACTTCGGCCAAAGCTGTTGGTCAACGTAATTATGGCGATTGGGGTGGTGTTGTTCTAATTGGAAAAGCGCCTATTAATCAGCTTGGTACAACGCCTGTTCCAAATGGCGTTCGGGGAACAGTTGAAACCTATGGTGAGCCGTTAGATAACTCCGGCACCCTACAATACGTGCGTATCGAATATGCCGGGGCTACCCAGCCTACCACGCCCGTAACCAGACTCAGTGGACTCTCGTTGCTTGGAGTAGGTTCTGGTACCACTATCGACCATGTCCAGATCTCGTATAGTGGGGGCGATGGTTTTTCGTGGTTTGGTGGTTCGGTAAACTTAAAAAACTTGTTTGCCTACCGCAGCTTCGACGACGACTGGAGTGTAGACTGGGGGTATGTAGGCAATGTGCAGTTTGGCGTTGCTCTTCGCGACCCAGATGTGGCCGATCAGTCTGGCTCGAACGGGTTTGAGGTAGAGAACTACTCACCCACAGAAACTACGGATGTTACAGCTGTGACTCTAGTTAACGGACTGACCCAGGCTGCTCCAGTCTTTGCCAATATGAGCAATTTCGCGTTTAATACAACGCCTACAACAACCAATACGGCAAAAGGCACGGGAGCCTATCAGTCGGGTATTTATCTGCGCCGAAACAGTGCCATTAGTATTTATAACTCCGTTGTGTATGGGTATCCAGTAGGGGTAACGCTCAACGGATCTGGAACTGGCCTGACAAGTGGTACTATTGATTTAAAAGGAGTTGTATTGGCTAACGTGTTAACGCCTATAGCAGGTACAGGTAGCATTTCTACCGACCAGGCTTCAGCGTATTTCACGGCAGCCGAGCGAAGTAATCAGATTGTTCAGGCATCTAATCTGGCATCTCTGCTGATAAATGGAGCTAATTTCACCCTTACTGCCCCTAATTTCTTACCGCAAGCGCTTTCCCCTTTATTAGGATCAGGAACATCGGGTGGAAAATTAATCAACTCGTTCTTCACCCAGGTTGCCTACCGCGGAGCGTTTGGTTCAGATAACTGGATTTCAGGCTGGACAAACGTTGACCCTCAAAATAAAGATTATGATCGTTAA
- a CDS encoding glycosyltransferase yields the protein MNVLIATYLISSSPSGVVTSYQTLANDLKEAGMGVQIVDSSHTPVVWRKGLGIMKRIARLLGGTCQAAYEEFAYFTGVYLSTRKFRQTNFDLIHAQDARSGVAAWLALSKQVPVVLSCHFNDDPVTELVLRFSLKSWATARLTNWYRYLLSKIKNYVFSSEYAYIKSKHLLPTTINKLILYNAVNLKATAAQLTRLPSDQFRISNVGYVDERKNQQLLLQIGHELCKRGIVNFTIWLIGDGPKRVDYEQLAVSLGLSGQVHFYGQYDAPWKLVAQSDLYVHTSLNDNCPYSIIEALAVKTPVLALPVGGIPEMLPQEFGLLRGSDVSTLTDEIIHYFDPKNRARLTQEQSTFADQRFNHQINLKKLFAFYRHITGKSAYSTLHHNRLTVNTEKSKSSQNETT from the coding sequence ATGAATGTATTAATTGCTACTTATCTAATATCATCTTCTCCTTCAGGGGTTGTTACTTCCTACCAAACATTAGCCAACGATCTGAAGGAAGCCGGTATGGGCGTTCAGATTGTAGATTCATCACATACACCTGTTGTCTGGCGTAAAGGCTTAGGTATAATGAAGCGTATTGCACGACTGCTGGGTGGTACTTGCCAAGCTGCATATGAAGAATTTGCCTATTTTACAGGCGTATATCTGTCTACCCGTAAATTTCGTCAAACCAATTTTGACCTCATTCATGCCCAGGACGCCCGGTCGGGGGTGGCTGCCTGGCTGGCTCTTAGCAAACAAGTACCTGTGGTTCTTAGCTGCCATTTCAATGACGACCCAGTAACAGAGTTAGTCCTTCGTTTTTCACTAAAATCCTGGGCTACAGCCCGCCTTACGAACTGGTATAGGTATCTGTTATCAAAAATAAAAAACTACGTATTTAGCTCAGAGTACGCCTATATAAAATCAAAACACCTTTTACCAACTACTATCAATAAGCTAATTCTCTACAATGCTGTAAACTTAAAAGCTACAGCTGCCCAATTAACCCGGCTTCCCTCCGACCAGTTCAGGATTAGCAATGTTGGCTACGTCGACGAACGGAAAAACCAACAATTACTACTTCAGATTGGGCACGAACTTTGTAAACGAGGCATCGTTAATTTTACGATCTGGCTCATCGGCGATGGTCCAAAACGTGTTGACTATGAACAATTAGCGGTATCGCTGGGCCTTTCTGGACAAGTGCATTTTTATGGGCAGTATGATGCTCCCTGGAAACTGGTAGCGCAGTCGGACCTATATGTTCATACATCTCTAAATGATAATTGTCCCTATTCTATTATAGAAGCGTTAGCCGTGAAAACACCAGTTCTCGCACTGCCTGTAGGTGGAATTCCCGAGATGTTACCTCAGGAATTTGGACTACTTCGTGGTTCCGACGTGAGCACACTAACCGATGAGATTATTCACTATTTCGACCCGAAAAACCGTGCCCGGCTGACTCAGGAACAATCCACCTTTGCCGACCAACGGTTCAATCACCAAATTAACCTAAAGAAGTTATTTGCTTTTTATAGGCACATAACGGGTAAATCTGCTTATTCTACACTACACCATAACAGATTGACAGTAAATACAGAAAAAAGCAAGTCGTCTCAAAATGAGACGACTTGA
- a CDS encoding aldo/keto reductase translates to MQYRQLGKTDLNVSLLSFGASPLGNVFNEVSETESIRAVHTAIDQGINFFDVAPFYGDTLAETRLGKALKNKRDSVFVATKCCRYGNGVFDFSYERVLQSIDESLERLQVDYVDLLTVHDIEFGDRQQVLTEAIPAALAVKEIGKARYVGFSGLPVRYLAQIARQVDVDTVLSWGHYTLLEDEINDELVPLSIEKGFGLMNAAPLMQRILSAAPIPSWQSSPQAVKDIQPKLVALCNEYGLALSDVALNYAVQHPVIATTIVGMSEQRQVEQNLRALQIQIPNELLQRIETLVAPVKNQMWFEGKPENNIPKSNGQHE, encoded by the coding sequence ATGCAGTACCGCCAATTAGGGAAGACCGACCTCAACGTATCACTATTGAGTTTTGGCGCATCTCCGCTGGGAAATGTTTTTAATGAAGTATCAGAAACGGAAAGTATCCGTGCGGTACATACGGCCATCGATCAAGGCATTAATTTCTTTGATGTAGCTCCCTTTTACGGGGATACATTGGCTGAAACGCGGTTAGGAAAAGCGTTAAAGAATAAACGGGATTCTGTTTTTGTGGCCACCAAATGTTGCCGATATGGAAATGGAGTCTTCGATTTTTCCTACGAGCGGGTGCTGCAAAGCATCGACGAGTCGCTGGAGCGGTTACAGGTAGATTATGTAGACCTACTGACTGTCCATGACATCGAGTTTGGTGATCGGCAACAGGTGTTGACCGAGGCTATTCCGGCCGCTCTTGCCGTTAAAGAGATAGGTAAAGCGCGCTATGTCGGTTTTTCGGGATTACCGGTACGGTATCTGGCTCAAATTGCCCGACAAGTAGACGTCGATACCGTTTTATCCTGGGGCCACTATACGCTGCTGGAAGATGAAATCAACGACGAACTAGTACCCCTTTCAATAGAAAAAGGGTTTGGGCTGATGAATGCCGCTCCCCTGATGCAGCGAATTTTGTCCGCTGCTCCAATTCCCTCCTGGCAAAGTTCCCCCCAGGCCGTGAAAGACATACAGCCCAAATTAGTTGCCTTGTGTAACGAATACGGGCTGGCGTTGAGCGACGTAGCATTGAATTATGCCGTACAGCATCCGGTGATTGCGACAACCATCGTGGGAATGTCGGAGCAGCGGCAGGTCGAGCAGAATCTGCGGGCGCTTCAGATCCAGATACCCAATGAATTACTTCAGCGTATCGAAACACTGGTTGCTCCGGTGAAAAATCAGATGTGGTTTGAGGGAAAACCAGAGAATAATATTCCTAAATCGAACGGTCAACATGAATAA
- a CDS encoding zinc-binding alcohol dehydrogenase family protein, with protein MNKQPALVLVEPGKTEIRDIDIPTPGPEDVLLQVNRVGFCGGDLNGFRGLFELQEYPNVLGHEVGATVLETGSQVPGQFQPGMHVTLNPYLNCGVCLSCRKGRPNACQDNKTMGVRRPGAMTHLISVPWQKLHSSALLSVRELALVEPLTVGFHAVGRGRVATGEKVAVIGCGIVGMGAVAAAVHRGAEVIAIDIDEAKMRTAKLAGAAHTINTTQVDLHEALMSITNGDGPDVVIEAVGNSATYRAAVDEVAYTGRVVYIGYAKKPVDYNTGTFVRKEIEILGSRNCLGEFPEVIDYLEKGKFPIDAVISRVVSLDEAGAALADWSENPGPITKIMVDFDTSAN; from the coding sequence ATGAATAAACAACCTGCGCTGGTGCTCGTAGAGCCCGGAAAAACGGAAATACGCGACATCGACATACCCACGCCTGGCCCGGAAGACGTCCTATTACAGGTCAATAGGGTTGGATTCTGCGGGGGCGACCTCAACGGATTCCGGGGACTGTTCGAACTACAGGAATACCCGAATGTACTGGGCCACGAAGTGGGCGCTACGGTCCTGGAAACGGGCAGCCAGGTGCCGGGCCAATTCCAGCCCGGTATGCATGTTACGTTAAATCCGTATCTGAATTGTGGCGTTTGTCTTTCCTGCCGAAAAGGGCGACCAAACGCCTGTCAGGATAATAAAACGATGGGCGTTCGCCGACCCGGCGCAATGACCCATCTGATTAGCGTTCCCTGGCAAAAGCTGCACAGTTCGGCTCTCTTATCCGTTCGGGAACTTGCCTTGGTTGAGCCACTGACGGTAGGTTTTCACGCTGTAGGCCGGGGTAGGGTTGCTACGGGCGAAAAAGTAGCCGTAATTGGTTGCGGTATCGTGGGCATGGGAGCCGTAGCCGCTGCGGTTCATCGGGGGGCTGAGGTGATCGCGATCGACATCGACGAGGCCAAGATGCGCACAGCGAAACTGGCCGGAGCTGCCCATACTATCAATACCACCCAAGTTGATCTGCACGAGGCCCTGATGAGCATCACCAACGGGGACGGTCCTGACGTAGTGATCGAAGCGGTCGGTAATTCAGCTACGTACCGGGCTGCCGTCGATGAGGTGGCTTATACAGGACGGGTGGTTTACATTGGATATGCCAAAAAGCCGGTCGATTATAATACGGGGACATTCGTTCGGAAAGAGATTGAAATTTTGGGTTCCCGCAATTGCCTGGGTGAATTTCCAGAGGTGATCGATTACCTGGAAAAGGGCAAATTCCCGATAGACGCGGTTATTAGCCGGGTTGTGTCGTTGGATGAAGCCGGGGCAGCGCTGGCTGACTGGTCGGAGAACCCTGGTCCGATCACAAAAATTATGGTCGATTTTGATACCTCCGCGAATTGA
- a CDS encoding sugar phosphate isomerase/epimerase family protein, whose amino-acid sequence MKSCVTIALVPDIKTGPWIYWDDLEISMAKAAKLGFDAIELFTPSADTISSSWLLELTRRFGLTVAAVGTGAGKVLHGLTLTDPDPQIRAKAVAFIADMMSFGATVGAPAIIGSMQGNVAPGTEKVQALGWLADGLTTLDQTAQKLGVPLIYEPLNRYETNLINDLQAGVDFIRSLGTKQVVLLADLFHMNIEEASLADSIRAAGSYIGHVHFADSNRRPIGLGHTSMDSVAAALREIGYSGYISAEAFPYPDPDRAAQQTIRSFQTYFGPSST is encoded by the coding sequence ATGAAATCCTGTGTTACCATCGCACTGGTTCCTGACATCAAAACTGGCCCCTGGATTTATTGGGATGATCTGGAAATCAGTATGGCGAAAGCAGCCAAGCTGGGTTTCGACGCCATTGAGTTATTTACGCCATCCGCCGACACGATCAGCTCCAGTTGGTTACTTGAGCTGACCCGTCGATTTGGCCTAACTGTAGCGGCTGTGGGAACCGGTGCCGGGAAGGTACTGCATGGCCTCACATTGACGGACCCCGATCCGCAGATCCGGGCCAAGGCCGTCGCGTTCATTGCGGACATGATGTCTTTTGGGGCAACCGTCGGCGCTCCTGCCATTATTGGTTCCATGCAGGGAAACGTAGCGCCGGGCACCGAAAAAGTACAGGCGTTAGGTTGGCTGGCTGATGGGTTGACTACCCTGGATCAGACGGCCCAAAAACTGGGTGTACCCTTGATTTACGAACCCCTGAACCGCTACGAAACCAACCTGATCAATGACCTCCAGGCCGGGGTTGACTTCATTCGCTCACTGGGTACCAAACAGGTGGTGTTGCTGGCGGATCTGTTTCATATGAATATCGAAGAGGCTTCGTTGGCCGATAGTATCCGCGCAGCGGGCTCGTACATTGGTCATGTTCACTTTGCCGATAGCAACCGGCGACCGATTGGTTTGGGACATACGTCAATGGATTCGGTAGCCGCAGCCCTCCGGGAAATTGGGTATTCCGGTTATATTTCAGCCGAAGCGTTTCCTTATCCAGACCCTGACCGGGCGGCTCAGCAAACCATCCGGTCGTTTCAAACCTACTTTGGCCCATCTTCTACCTAG
- a CDS encoding L-rhamnose mutarotase translates to MQRFCLALDLKDDPELIADYERWHAKGSGWPEVRANDLNAGILDLQIYRTGNRMFMILETDDQFTFEKKKEMDADNPHVQEWERLMWTFQQPLPWAKAGEKWVLMDQIFQFEK, encoded by the coding sequence ATGCAGCGATTTTGTTTGGCTCTCGACCTCAAAGATGATCCTGAATTAATTGCCGACTATGAACGCTGGCATGCTAAAGGATCTGGCTGGCCGGAAGTGCGAGCCAACGATCTGAACGCGGGAATCCTGGATCTTCAGATTTACCGAACTGGTAACCGGATGTTCATGATTCTGGAAACGGACGACCAATTCACTTTTGAAAAGAAAAAGGAAATGGATGCCGATAACCCGCACGTGCAGGAATGGGAACGGCTTATGTGGACGTTTCAGCAGCCGCTTCCCTGGGCCAAAGCTGGCGAAAAATGGGTGCTCATGGACCAGATTTTTCAGTTTGAAAAATAA
- a CDS encoding FtsX-like permease family protein yields MGRLTNSKKPNTSPPNWAAWLLSRFSPPGLEDELQGDLLEMYAYWVQTKGLSKARWYYALAVLRLIRPLADKRMSQASNKSEYPNTYTLQPAMIRNYLLIAWRNLSKNQAYAFINVSGLALAMGCALLIFALVRYHYQTDHHHHNFNRIYQFTSRFSSPAGDLNIQGVPYPLGQAIRTNYPDIEQVAMLDEWYGPLVAVPVPNGVDKKIKDSGYKGAFVEPAYFRIFDYTWLSGGPDDLDQPGTVVMSAEMARKCFGRITGVVGRVVRLDARTPARVVGVFADYQDNTDLTYSIMASWKSLKGQLGALPEDQPFDNTNGSTHCFALFNDRFTVTDWNRQLLSFVKKYNPKQIKETSYPIMAFSKMHLSPEYGGVSRGLLLSLIFIGLSLIGTASINFVNLATAQALNRGREVGIRKVLGSTKTQLFWQFMGETTFIVLLALVLAGGVFQYGQILVHRFLHGPFRFTFYFSPSVIGWVALVVVMVILLAGLYPALVVAGFRPVVALAGRLTTQQVGGFSLRRGLVTSQFAISQLLLIGLIVVANQLSYVQTKDLGFRKSAILTVNLPNTPAQDLAKLSTFRKLATALPDVGQFSYSMSGPPQSGSTSQTRVRFDTRPQAEPYTPQQTWIDADYVGLYGLKLLAGRNVQPSDTAREALINETFLHRLGFSRPAEVLGKYLHKEGFAPLAIVGVLRDYNQLDLRQGVTPLFMTTLASGFYSANIQLSSPNYSRALRQIEQTYNQVYPDSFFESEFVEQQLQKAYQQEQTMGSLINFFTGVALLIGSMGLYGLVLFMVVQRRKEVGVRKVLGASVGSILWLFSQEFVRLIGIAFLLAAPVGWWVMTNWLANFTYKISLNPFMFLLSLLATVAVVLLTVSFQSVKAAQMNPVKSLRSE; encoded by the coding sequence TATCAAAGGCTCGTTGGTACTATGCGCTGGCAGTCCTGCGGTTAATTCGGCCATTGGCTGATAAACGAATGAGCCAAGCCTCTAACAAATCTGAGTATCCTAACACATATACTTTGCAACCTGCCATGATTCGGAACTATCTATTAATTGCCTGGCGTAATCTGAGCAAAAACCAGGCTTACGCTTTTATTAATGTATCTGGGTTGGCGCTCGCCATGGGTTGTGCGCTGCTGATTTTCGCCCTGGTTCGCTACCATTATCAAACCGACCACCACCATCATAATTTTAACCGGATCTATCAATTTACCTCGCGCTTTTCCTCGCCCGCCGGTGATCTCAATATTCAGGGCGTCCCGTATCCATTGGGACAGGCTATTCGCACCAATTACCCTGATATTGAACAGGTGGCCATGCTGGATGAGTGGTACGGACCCTTGGTTGCTGTGCCTGTTCCCAATGGAGTCGATAAGAAAATTAAGGATAGCGGCTATAAGGGGGCCTTTGTTGAACCGGCCTATTTCCGCATTTTCGACTATACCTGGTTATCCGGTGGGCCTGATGACCTCGACCAACCAGGCACCGTCGTCATGAGCGCTGAGATGGCTCGCAAATGCTTTGGCAGAATAACTGGCGTCGTGGGCCGGGTCGTTCGGCTGGACGCCCGAACGCCCGCTCGTGTTGTGGGAGTGTTTGCTGACTATCAAGACAATACAGATCTAACTTATTCAATCATGGCTTCCTGGAAATCGCTTAAGGGACAACTCGGCGCTCTTCCTGAAGACCAACCTTTTGACAACACGAATGGCAGTACGCACTGTTTTGCCCTGTTCAACGACCGTTTTACTGTTACCGATTGGAATCGGCAGCTTCTGTCGTTTGTCAAAAAGTACAATCCCAAACAAATCAAAGAGACATCCTACCCCATCATGGCGTTCAGCAAAATGCACCTATCGCCCGAGTATGGTGGGGTAAGCCGGGGATTGTTGCTATCGCTGATATTTATCGGTCTGTCGCTGATTGGTACGGCCAGTATCAATTTTGTGAACCTAGCTACCGCTCAAGCGCTCAACCGGGGCCGAGAAGTAGGCATTCGTAAAGTATTGGGCAGTACCAAAACGCAGCTGTTCTGGCAATTCATGGGCGAAACAACCTTCATTGTCCTGCTCGCCCTGGTGCTGGCGGGGGGCGTCTTCCAGTATGGACAGATACTGGTTCATCGCTTCCTGCATGGCCCGTTTCGGTTTACGTTTTATTTTTCACCTTCGGTTATCGGGTGGGTAGCTCTGGTGGTCGTAATGGTCATTCTGCTAGCTGGTCTATATCCTGCGTTGGTCGTAGCCGGCTTCCGCCCTGTGGTCGCCTTAGCCGGGCGTCTCACCACCCAGCAGGTGGGCGGGTTCTCACTCCGGCGGGGCCTAGTGACCAGCCAGTTCGCGATTTCTCAACTACTGCTCATCGGGTTGATCGTCGTGGCAAATCAACTCAGCTATGTTCAAACGAAGGATCTGGGCTTCCGAAAGTCGGCTATCCTGACGGTGAATTTGCCCAATACGCCTGCGCAGGATCTGGCTAAACTGAGCACATTCCGAAAGCTGGCTACCGCCTTGCCTGATGTTGGTCAATTCAGCTATTCCATGAGTGGCCCTCCCCAGTCAGGCTCAACCAGCCAAACCAGGGTTCGTTTCGACACTCGTCCCCAAGCAGAGCCCTATACACCCCAGCAGACTTGGATTGATGCGGATTATGTGGGTTTGTATGGTCTGAAATTACTAGCCGGACGCAATGTGCAACCTTCCGACACGGCCCGTGAAGCGCTCATTAACGAGACATTCCTGCATCGGCTGGGCTTCAGCCGACCGGCGGAGGTATTGGGTAAATACTTGCACAAAGAAGGCTTTGCCCCACTAGCAATTGTCGGAGTATTAAGGGATTACAATCAGCTGGATCTCAGACAAGGAGTAACCCCGTTGTTTATGACTACGTTAGCAAGTGGATTCTATTCAGCCAATATTCAACTTAGCTCGCCCAACTACAGCCGGGCACTGCGGCAGATAGAGCAGACCTATAACCAGGTTTATCCAGATAGCTTTTTCGAGTCAGAATTTGTGGAGCAGCAACTCCAGAAGGCTTATCAACAAGAACAGACCATGGGCAGTCTGATCAACTTTTTCACTGGGGTTGCCTTGTTGATAGGCAGTATGGGTTTGTACGGCCTGGTCCTGTTCATGGTGGTGCAACGCAGGAAGGAGGTTGGCGTGCGTAAAGTCTTAGGAGCTAGTGTAGGCAGTATTCTATGGCTGTTCAGCCAGGAGTTTGTGCGATTGATCGGTATCGCTTTTTTGCTGGCTGCACCCGTAGGCTGGTGGGTGATGACTAACTGGTTGGCCAATTTTACGTACAAGATTTCCCTAAATCCGTTCATGTTTCTACTGTCGCTGTTGGCCACGGTAGCCGTTGTGCTATTAACGGTGAGTTTCCAGAGCGTGAAAGCCGCTCAAATGAACCCAGTAAAATCTTTACGGAGCGAATAG